Proteins encoded by one window of Paenibacillus urinalis:
- a CDS encoding 4-hydroxyphenylacetate 3-hydroxylase family protein, whose protein sequence is MPIKNGKQYIERIDRQNINLWYKGERVTGPLSKHPIFSGLIQTQAKLYDMQCDDKYKDQMTYLSPDTGEPVGLSYLPPSSLEDLQKRRKMIELWSREHHGFLGRSPDYMNTAMMSFYTAAYTLEEHNPAFAQNLRDYYAYCRDHDITLSHAFIQPPASKWSGQIDPFEDSIAAKVEEITEEGYIVSGAFMMATQGATCDEMIVFPTPSLTPDEEVNPYAFAFAVPNDLEGMTFICRESHASESSYDHPLSSRFEEMDTLVIFDKVLVPHNRMFYYGDETMGFKLFQEGHFHTHIGHQIISRYIAKTEFLLGLFEALADEQNVGLESLSIANVAKIMTMLENFKALRLASETSAELDEQGILIPSSSPLLAASIQFPPFYLEVINMLQLLGSSGIIMTPMNNDISSELSPYVNQYLKGLTTEAKDRIAIFRLVWELTAGPFGGRQSQFERFFFGSAQTVHIRMYNSYDNHEDYRQLVQSFLAQQDK, encoded by the coding sequence ATGCCTATCAAGAACGGTAAACAGTACATTGAACGAATCGATCGCCAAAACATTAACTTATGGTATAAAGGTGAACGAGTTACGGGGCCATTATCTAAGCATCCCATTTTTAGTGGACTCATTCAGACGCAGGCCAAGTTGTATGACATGCAGTGTGATGACAAATATAAAGATCAAATGACTTATTTATCTCCAGACACAGGTGAGCCCGTGGGTCTATCGTATCTACCACCAAGCAGCTTGGAAGATTTACAGAAGCGAAGAAAGATGATAGAGCTATGGTCAAGAGAGCATCACGGTTTTCTTGGAAGATCACCCGATTACATGAATACGGCGATGATGTCCTTCTATACCGCCGCGTATACGCTGGAGGAGCATAACCCCGCATTCGCTCAAAACTTAAGAGATTACTATGCCTATTGCAGAGATCATGATATCACCCTATCCCATGCCTTTATTCAGCCTCCTGCTAGCAAATGGTCCGGTCAAATCGATCCTTTTGAGGATTCCATCGCTGCAAAAGTGGAGGAAATCACCGAGGAAGGATACATCGTCAGCGGAGCCTTCATGATGGCAACGCAAGGAGCAACCTGTGATGAGATGATTGTCTTCCCTACCCCTTCTCTCACACCTGATGAAGAAGTGAACCCCTATGCTTTTGCTTTTGCCGTTCCAAATGATCTTGAGGGAATGACCTTTATTTGCCGTGAAAGTCATGCATCAGAATCATCCTACGATCATCCCCTGAGCTCAAGATTTGAGGAGATGGACACCCTTGTTATTTTTGACAAGGTACTGGTACCTCATAACCGCATGTTCTATTATGGGGATGAGACTATGGGCTTCAAGCTCTTTCAAGAGGGACATTTTCATACCCATATCGGACATCAAATTATATCACGTTATATTGCCAAAACTGAATTTCTTCTCGGTTTATTTGAAGCATTGGCAGATGAACAAAATGTCGGGCTGGAGTCTCTTTCTATTGCCAATGTTGCAAAAATCATGACTATGCTGGAAAACTTTAAAGCGCTCAGACTCGCTTCTGAGACTTCTGCTGAGCTGGATGAACAAGGTATTCTGATCCCTTCAAGCAGTCCACTTCTCGCTGCAAGCATTCAGTTTCCGCCATTTTATCTTGAAGTAATCAATATGCTCCAATTGCTTGGATCCAGCGGCATCATCATGACACCTATGAATAATGATATTTCGTCTGAACTAAGTCCATATGTAAATCAATATTTAAAAGGCCTCACAACGGAGGCCAAGGATCGAATTGCTATATTCAGATTGGTATGGGAGCTGACTGCCGGACCCTTTGGAGGAAGACAAAGCCAATTTGAACGCTTCTTCTTCGGTAGCGCCCAAACGGTTCATATTCGGATGTACAACAGCTATGATAATCACGAAGATTATCGTCAGCTGGTGCAAAGCTTTCTAGCCCAGCAAGATAAATGA
- a CDS encoding flavodoxin, which produces MANILIVYASLTGNTEEIAELIAEGVQNAGHTAVLKSAENCNADEMLKYDGTMIGLYTWGDGDLPDEFLDFYDELDEVDLSGYKVALFGSGDTSYDLFCGAVDTAEAKLKERGAIVTEPSLKIEYSPLDEEKKDCRALGERFAGILAQVS; this is translated from the coding sequence ATGGCAAACATCTTAATCGTATATGCAAGCTTAACAGGGAATACAGAAGAAATCGCCGAGCTTATTGCTGAAGGGGTACAGAATGCCGGTCATACAGCTGTGCTGAAATCAGCGGAGAATTGTAATGCTGACGAAATGCTGAAGTATGATGGCACAATGATCGGTCTGTACACCTGGGGAGACGGGGATCTGCCGGATGAGTTCCTAGATTTTTATGATGAGCTGGATGAGGTGGATCTAAGTGGATATAAAGTTGCCTTGTTTGGAAGTGGAGATACGTCATATGACTTGTTCTGCGGCGCTGTAGATACGGCTGAAGCCAAGCTGAAGGAGCGCGGTGCCATTGTCACTGAGCCTTCACTAAAAATAGAGTACAGTCCGCTGGACGAGGAGAAGAAGGACTGTAGAGCACTGGGTGAGCGTTTTGCTGGAATTTTAGCACAAGTATCCTAG
- a CDS encoding class I SAM-dependent methyltransferase, protein MYASQQWKDYELIDTGGGEKLERWGDIILRRPDPQIIWPLEKETGDWRNVHGHYHRSSSGGGNWDMKKPIPERWTISYDELKFYIKPTNFKHTGLFPEQAANWSWMIDKIQNAGRPISVLNLFAYTGGATVASAYAGASVVHVDAAKGMVQWAKENVQLSGLGDRPVRYITDDVFKFVQREHRRGNRYDAIIMDPPSYGRGPNGETWKLEQNLYPFLESCTGILTDNPLFVLINSYTTGISPTVLSNMLTMTMQNKYGGKISSGEIGLPITASNMMLPCGILGRWES, encoded by the coding sequence ATGTACGCATCACAGCAATGGAAAGACTATGAACTTATAGATACAGGCGGCGGCGAGAAGCTCGAACGCTGGGGAGATATTATTCTCCGCAGACCTGATCCGCAGATTATTTGGCCGCTAGAGAAGGAAACTGGGGACTGGAGAAACGTCCATGGCCACTATCATCGCAGCTCCTCCGGCGGAGGCAATTGGGATATGAAAAAACCAATCCCTGAGCGCTGGACGATCTCATATGATGAGCTCAAATTCTACATTAAGCCAACCAATTTCAAGCATACAGGCTTATTCCCTGAACAAGCAGCGAACTGGAGCTGGATGATCGACAAGATTCAGAATGCCGGAAGGCCGATCTCAGTTCTGAATTTGTTCGCTTACACCGGTGGTGCCACTGTAGCTAGCGCCTACGCAGGTGCCAGCGTTGTACACGTTGATGCAGCAAAGGGTATGGTTCAATGGGCTAAAGAGAATGTACAGCTCTCAGGACTTGGCGACCGTCCTGTCCGTTATATAACAGACGATGTATTCAAATTCGTTCAACGCGAGCATCGCCGCGGTAATCGCTATGACGCAATTATTATGGATCCTCCATCGTATGGACGTGGACCGAACGGTGAGACGTGGAAGCTGGAGCAGAACCTTTATCCATTCCTAGAGTCATGTACAGGAATTCTGACAGATAACCCGCTGTTTGTTCTCATCAACTCCTATACAACAGGAATCTCACCTACCGTGCTGTCCAATATGTTAACGATGACGATGCAAAATAAATACGGCGGCAAAATTTCGTCTGGTGAGATCGGGCTCCCGATTACAGCATCCAATATGATGCTGCCTTGTGGAATCCTGGGTCGCTGGGAGTCTTAA
- a CDS encoding RluA family pseudouridine synthase, with product MSDLQPLSILYEDNHLLGVEKMINVPTQADASGDMDMLSILKEDIKVRFSKPGNVYLGLVHRLDRPVGGAMIFAKTSKAASRLSDAVRTRKFEKTYMAVVHGTPPAKQGRLTHTLLKNEKTNIVSVVPEGTPGGKNAILDYYVLGQTDKLSLVQVVLHTGRSHQIRVQCLAMGCPLYGDQKYGVELNKPGQQLALWSVSVGFPHPVTKEHVQLISIPPRDFPWSEWPEPLYKSAANQPFV from the coding sequence ATGAGTGATTTACAGCCGCTATCTATATTATACGAGGACAACCACCTGCTTGGTGTCGAAAAAATGATCAATGTGCCAACACAGGCCGATGCATCTGGCGATATGGACATGCTGTCCATCCTCAAAGAGGATATCAAAGTTCGATTCTCTAAGCCGGGGAATGTATATCTCGGCCTCGTTCACCGTCTGGATCGCCCCGTCGGAGGAGCTATGATCTTTGCCAAAACTTCAAAAGCGGCTTCCAGGCTATCAGATGCGGTCAGAACCCGAAAGTTTGAGAAGACTTATATGGCTGTTGTTCATGGGACTCCTCCTGCCAAACAAGGCAGACTTACGCACACACTGCTGAAGAACGAGAAGACAAACATCGTATCTGTTGTGCCGGAAGGCACACCTGGCGGCAAAAATGCCATATTGGATTATTACGTGCTGGGACAGACAGACAAGCTGTCACTCGTTCAGGTCGTGCTGCATACAGGGAGATCCCACCAGATTCGAGTTCAATGTTTGGCTATGGGATGTCCTTTATATGGGGACCAAAAGTATGGAGTGGAATTAAACAAGCCAGGACAGCAGCTTGCGTTATGGTCCGTGTCCGTCGGTTTCCCTCATCCCGTGACGAAGGAACATGTGCAGTTGATATCCATTCCGCCCCGTGATTTTCCATGGAGTGAATGGCCTGAACCGTTGTATAAAAGTGCAGCGAATCAGCCTTTCGTATAA